A stretch of the Microcella sp. genome encodes the following:
- a CDS encoding glycosyltransferase family 2 protein produces MIPRATTVSGPYAPIPSTFARTSIRAGSWFQVRPRRARTLAAIAVLVGASYLIWRVVATSTGVNPWLFWPLFAAELFGYLSFVIMVIETWSLPPTPRPPALDLAVDIVIVTYDEDVDVVEPTVIGALAVRGRTSLYLCDDGRRPEMRALAEHYGVTYVTRSDNAHAKAGNINAVLPRLTGDLLLVLDADHVAAPDLLEAMTGYFDDDQVALVQSAHSFRNHNSVMHHESGRHEQSLFFDVLLPGRNRLGSVFWCGSAAVIRLSALRDVGGIATVTSTEDFETSLLLQRAGYRIRYHNEHLIQGLAPDNLASYTVQRARWAEGTLSAFHWRLRMPFGRGLRFSQQVSYVGTLLHYLTPVQRLVFAGYVVAVGVFALIPVAMPGPAGVAFWAFWMLISAFSATALHRGVSGRVEGIRTLHLTFEAHLRALPALVTRRPMRFHVTPKNEPDLGGWASVRFVRLPIVMAGALAAVLLARAADTVMRSLGADAALPPLELGAFAVISFFSVLDITVALQLAVRAHRRRQYRRLWRFPVVLSARTASTTVQCVDLHQSGAALVVPRDLVELASTLPFSVKCRTLGGSIEAATGVLTITSRSAIGPSGAMTRVGGSVRWNDSASRTRVITHCYVVEPYRARNRAWTRAAARVPVMITASLGETTSTCVDVSIGGAAFITTEPAWNLHDRLPVELQLSSGERVTGEFRVRNIVPSNAGLTRIGGTAEWHQTAWLARYGAVVHTPSRPARRQRSAQLTSP; encoded by the coding sequence ATGATCCCCCGAGCTACAACGGTCAGCGGCCCCTACGCTCCTATCCCCTCGACTTTCGCACGCACGTCGATCCGCGCGGGCAGTTGGTTTCAGGTCCGACCCCGGCGCGCCCGCACACTCGCTGCTATCGCGGTGCTGGTGGGGGCGAGCTATCTGATCTGGCGAGTCGTAGCCACCTCGACGGGGGTAAACCCGTGGCTCTTCTGGCCACTCTTCGCCGCCGAGCTCTTCGGTTATCTGAGCTTCGTCATCATGGTCATCGAGACGTGGAGCCTGCCACCGACACCCCGACCACCCGCTCTCGACCTTGCCGTCGACATCGTGATCGTCACCTACGACGAAGACGTCGACGTCGTCGAGCCCACGGTCATCGGGGCGCTCGCCGTGCGCGGTCGCACGAGCCTCTACCTCTGCGACGACGGTCGGCGACCCGAGATGCGCGCTCTCGCCGAGCACTACGGCGTCACCTATGTCACGCGCAGCGACAATGCGCACGCGAAGGCCGGCAACATCAACGCGGTGCTCCCGCGCCTCACCGGCGACCTGCTGCTGGTGCTCGACGCCGACCATGTCGCGGCTCCCGACCTGCTCGAGGCGATGACCGGGTACTTCGACGACGACCAGGTGGCCCTCGTGCAGTCGGCGCACTCATTTCGCAATCACAACTCGGTCATGCACCACGAGTCGGGTCGTCACGAGCAGTCGTTGTTCTTCGACGTGCTGCTGCCTGGGCGCAATCGCCTGGGGTCGGTGTTCTGGTGCGGCTCGGCGGCGGTGATCAGGCTCAGCGCTCTTCGCGACGTCGGAGGCATCGCGACCGTGACCTCGACTGAAGACTTCGAGACCTCATTGCTGCTTCAGCGAGCCGGCTATCGCATCCGCTACCACAATGAGCACCTCATTCAAGGGCTCGCACCCGACAACCTCGCGTCGTACACGGTGCAGCGGGCCCGGTGGGCAGAAGGAACCCTCTCCGCGTTCCACTGGCGCCTGCGCATGCCCTTCGGTCGCGGGCTTCGATTCTCGCAGCAGGTCTCGTACGTCGGCACGCTGCTGCACTATCTGACCCCTGTGCAGCGGCTGGTGTTCGCAGGCTATGTGGTGGCCGTCGGCGTCTTCGCCCTCATTCCCGTCGCCATGCCGGGCCCGGCTGGCGTCGCGTTCTGGGCGTTCTGGATGCTCATCTCGGCCTTCAGCGCCACCGCACTGCATCGTGGGGTCAGCGGTCGAGTAGAGGGCATCCGCACCCTGCACCTCACCTTCGAGGCGCACCTGCGCGCGCTACCTGCTCTCGTCACGCGCAGGCCCATGCGCTTTCACGTCACGCCCAAGAACGAACCCGATCTCGGGGGCTGGGCATCCGTTCGCTTTGTGCGACTGCCGATCGTCATGGCGGGGGCACTGGCCGCCGTTCTGCTTGCTCGCGCCGCAGACACGGTCATGCGCAGCCTCGGTGCCGACGCAGCTCTGCCGCCCCTCGAGCTCGGTGCGTTCGCGGTCATCAGCTTCTTCAGCGTGCTCGACATCACTGTCGCGCTGCAGCTGGCCGTGCGAGCGCATCGACGTCGACAGTATCGGCGGCTGTGGCGGTTTCCGGTCGTGTTGAGCGCGCGCACCGCCTCGACAACGGTGCAGTGTGTCGACCTTCATCAGTCGGGAGCGGCGCTCGTCGTGCCCCGCGACCTGGTCGAGCTGGCCAGCACCCTCCCCTTCTCGGTGAAGTGCCGAACCCTGGGGGGCTCGATCGAGGCGGCCACGGGAGTGCTCACGATCACGTCGCGCAGCGCGATCGGGCCGTCGGGCGCGATGACACGTGTCGGAGGGTCGGTCAGGTGGAACGACAGCGCGTCACGCACTCGGGTGATCACGCACTGCTACGTGGTCGAGCCCTACCGTGCGCGCAACCGTGCATGGACTCGAGCTGCAGCGCGTGTGCCGGTCATGATCACGGCGAGCCTCGGCGAGACGACGTCGACCTGCGTCGACGTGAGCATCGGCGGGGCGGCCTTCATCACCACTGAGCCGGCGTGGAATCTGCATGACCGCTTGCCGGTCGAGTTGCAGCTGTCGAGCGGTGAACGCGTCACGGGCGAGTTTCGCGTGCGCAACATCGTGCCGTCGAACGCTGGGCTCACGCGCATCGGCGGCACGGCAGAGTGGCACCAGACGGCGTGGCTCGCCCGCTACGGAGCAGTCGTGCACACGCCGAGCCGACCCGCTCGGCGCCAGCGCTCGGCGCAGCTCACGTCGCCGTGA
- a CDS encoding TetR/AcrR family transcriptional regulator, giving the protein MSQSSLDLVDSVLDAAADLITNDGYGAVTLASIASRAGLSIDEVTETFPTANDAMVAMLNREFQGMYGNIVENIERDPRGGLLSRMYTYILSSVYERPLAKTLFVIDREALNSIMRNAHSFVYVPNVGIRSELIEGLQAAGMVRSDVDARIISSVLSACSAGMALTAPHDDLDLIIDGLSTLISRGVDADVDDTSPGKAVFFDWATSLVARSKDD; this is encoded by the coding sequence ATGTCGCAATCCAGCCTTGATCTCGTTGACTCCGTGCTCGACGCCGCCGCCGACCTCATCACGAACGACGGCTACGGCGCGGTGACGCTCGCCTCAATCGCCTCGCGCGCGGGCCTCAGCATCGACGAGGTCACTGAGACCTTCCCGACCGCGAACGACGCGATGGTCGCGATGCTCAACCGCGAGTTTCAGGGCATGTACGGCAACATCGTCGAGAACATCGAGCGCGACCCACGAGGCGGGCTGCTGTCGCGCATGTACACCTACATTCTCAGCTCGGTCTACGAGCGTCCGCTCGCGAAGACGCTCTTCGTCATCGACCGCGAGGCGCTCAACTCGATCATGCGCAACGCGCACAGCTTCGTCTACGTGCCCAACGTGGGCATTCGCAGCGAGCTCATCGAGGGTCTGCAGGCGGCTGGCATGGTGCGCTCTGATGTGGATGCCCGCATCATCTCGAGCGTGCTCTCAGCCTGCTCGGCCGGAATGGCCCTGACGGCGCCGCACGACGACCTCGACCTCATCATCGACGGTCTCTCGACGCTCATCTCGCGCGGCGTCGACGCCGACGTCGACGACACCTCGCCCGGCAAGGCCGTGTTCTTCGACTGGGCGACGAGCCTGGTTGCCCGCTCGAAAGACGACTAA
- a CDS encoding S1C family serine protease, which translates to MTTTPDNTPDTSGEAQRPEVERTPSDTAAPVMPAAEPPTTQAPAHTAPTTETSTRSPMAVGPLVAMLAVGALIGGVAGGGVTAAVLAGTQTAVVNTPQGPTAITVNDPDDATLVTGVVATAMPSVVSLSVAGGGTAGGGSGVILSEDGYVLTNNHVATLEGATITPSIRVSLADGRIFDAELVGSDPLADLAVVKLEGAENLPVIEFADSDALNVGDRAIVIGSPLGLTGTVTNGIVSALNRSITVRSSAVPEQSLEQPLPENDVDAPFDFWNFDTPGDDEPASPQAPQATISLPVIQTDAAINPGNSGGALLNDQGQLIGIVVALATAGGGNGQAGSIGVGFSIPSNFAQRVADELIADGTASHGLLGATVTDSINDAESTVVGALIDSVTPGGAADVVGLRSGDVITVFNGVPIGGSVDLTAQVRVLAGGDSTTLTYVRGGNAQEVTVTLGELR; encoded by the coding sequence ATGACCACGACGCCCGACAACACGCCCGACACGAGCGGCGAGGCGCAGCGGCCCGAGGTCGAGCGCACCCCGAGCGACACGGCTGCGCCCGTGATGCCCGCAGCAGAGCCCCCGACGACACAGGCGCCCGCGCACACCGCCCCGACCACCGAGACCTCGACCCGTTCGCCCATGGCGGTCGGCCCGCTCGTCGCCATGCTCGCCGTCGGTGCCCTCATCGGCGGCGTCGCCGGAGGTGGGGTGACGGCCGCCGTGCTCGCCGGCACGCAGACCGCCGTCGTCAACACTCCGCAAGGTCCGACCGCGATCACCGTCAACGACCCCGACGACGCCACGCTCGTCACCGGCGTTGTGGCTACCGCCATGCCCTCCGTCGTGAGCTTGAGCGTCGCCGGCGGCGGCACGGCCGGCGGTGGCTCGGGCGTCATCTTGAGCGAAGACGGCTACGTGCTCACCAACAACCACGTCGCCACGCTCGAGGGCGCCACCATCACGCCGAGCATTCGCGTCTCGCTCGCCGACGGCCGCATCTTCGACGCCGAGCTCGTCGGCTCTGACCCGCTCGCCGACCTCGCCGTCGTCAAGCTCGAAGGCGCCGAGAACCTGCCCGTCATCGAGTTTGCCGACTCTGACGCGCTCAACGTCGGCGACCGGGCGATCGTCATCGGCTCGCCGCTCGGCCTCACGGGCACCGTGACCAACGGCATCGTGTCGGCCCTCAACCGCTCGATCACCGTGCGGTCATCGGCCGTGCCCGAGCAGTCGCTCGAGCAGCCGTTGCCCGAGAACGACGTCGACGCACCGTTCGACTTCTGGAACTTCGACACCCCCGGTGACGACGAGCCCGCGTCGCCGCAGGCCCCGCAGGCGACGATCTCACTGCCGGTGATCCAGACCGATGCTGCGATCAACCCCGGCAACTCGGGCGGAGCCCTGCTCAACGACCAGGGTCAGCTCATCGGCATCGTCGTGGCTCTCGCCACCGCCGGCGGCGGCAACGGCCAGGCCGGCAGCATCGGCGTGGGCTTCTCGATTCCGTCGAACTTCGCGCAGCGCGTCGCCGACGAGCTCATCGCCGATGGCACCGCCAGCCACGGTCTGCTCGGCGCGACCGTCACCGACTCGATCAACGACGCCGAGAGCACGGTCGTCGGGGCACTCATCGACTCCGTCACGCCGGGTGGCGCGGCTGATGTCGTCGGCCTGCGCTCGGGCGACGTCATCACGGTGTTCAACGGGGTGCCGATCGGCGGCAGCGTCGACCTCACCGCGCAGGTGCGGGTGCTGGCCGGCGGCGACAGCACGACCCTCACCTACGTGCGCGGCGGCAACGCGCAAGAGGTCACCGTGACCCTCGGCGAACTGCGGTAA
- a CDS encoding glycosyltransferase, whose product MAPPAATLPGVSYVMPVYNESAYIDDAIDSVLAQQYEGERELVVVLGPSTDGTTELVTARAEADPRIRVVTNDALSIPLSLNLGIRAATHDVIVRVDAHTELTADYTTLGVATLQRTRAASVGGLMVATGRGRLQSAVARAYNSRLGLGGGAYHGGASEGPAESAYLGIMRREHLLAVGLYDEGLNRGEDWELNLRLREAGHLVWLDPALRVTYWPRDTWGKLARQFTATGIWRGELVRRLGGRNSLRYFAPPALVLASALSLVLLVLELTGVITGLAAWLLSVVYLGPVLYAALLISLLFVRSSGEALADRATFARVIAVMHFSWGAGFLRGVLLGARDAVDRSRIES is encoded by the coding sequence ATGGCCCCGCCCGCAGCGACGCTCCCCGGCGTCAGCTACGTCATGCCCGTGTACAACGAGTCCGCCTACATCGACGATGCCATCGACAGCGTGCTCGCGCAGCAGTACGAGGGAGAGCGTGAACTCGTCGTGGTGCTCGGCCCCTCGACCGACGGCACGACTGAGCTCGTCACCGCGCGGGCCGAGGCCGACCCCCGCATCCGCGTCGTGACGAATGACGCCCTGTCGATTCCGCTGAGCCTCAATCTGGGCATCCGCGCTGCGACTCACGATGTGATCGTTCGGGTGGATGCTCACACCGAGCTGACCGCCGACTACACCACCCTCGGGGTGGCGACCCTGCAGCGCACCCGCGCCGCGAGCGTCGGCGGCCTCATGGTCGCGACCGGCCGCGGGCGACTGCAGTCGGCGGTGGCGCGCGCCTACAACAGCAGGCTCGGGCTCGGGGGCGGCGCGTACCACGGAGGAGCATCCGAAGGCCCCGCCGAGAGCGCGTATCTCGGCATCATGCGGCGCGAGCACCTGCTGGCAGTCGGCCTCTACGACGAGGGCCTCAACCGCGGAGAAGACTGGGAGCTCAACCTGCGCCTGCGCGAAGCCGGCCACCTGGTCTGGCTCGACCCTGCGCTGCGTGTCACCTACTGGCCGCGCGACACCTGGGGCAAGCTCGCACGTCAGTTCACGGCGACGGGCATTTGGCGCGGCGAGCTCGTGCGGCGTCTCGGCGGCCGCAACTCGTTGCGCTACTTCGCGCCGCCTGCGCTCGTGCTCGCGAGCGCCCTGAGCCTCGTGCTGCTCGTGCTCGAGCTGACCGGCGTCATCACGGGGCTCGCGGCCTGGCTGCTGTCGGTGGTCTACCTCGGGCCGGTGCTCTACGCGGCGCTGCTGATCTCGCTGCTGTTCGTGCGGTCGAGCGGCGAGGCGCTCGCCGACCGGGCGACGTTCGCGCGGGTGATCGCCGTCATGCACTTCAGCTGGGGCGCCGGCTTTCTGCGCGGAGTGCTGCTCGGCGCACGTGACGCCGTCGACCGCTCGCGCATCGAGTCGTAG
- a CDS encoding CDP-glycerol glycerophosphotransferase family protein — MARFTFSAGNARVLARAPLYALGALVAVLVPRSPRRWVFASGIGLGEGALALHDHAREVDPARHLTWLASSDAELAEARARGMRALPKRGPRGLWATLRASVVVVTHGFGDVNRFGTSGARVVQLWHGIPLKRLHLDTGATLRLPLIGSLPGVGRLMTGLYRRAAAQIALFPVASELVAARIRSAFALPASRVIVTGDPRDDVLLAGTPAARRDTARELVSASLVAAGNTALPDDGPVALYAPTWRDGAVDAAIPSADEWRSIAAWADRTGSTLLIRSHPLGAGSYAEGAAGSPRIRLLGRDVLTDVTPALPALDVLVTDYSSIAFDASIAGVPSVFFAPDLATYLATRGLYQPYREFAGGEPTTTWAETLQRLDAVLDGPAREAALSHAAWLRDEVVDHLDGRATERVHAAVLHLLGEPAPSADPSARAVISSRRIVVEEAKVSDDSAGVSSVRVAGRAEGTLLRLALVGARSTIAGEIDQQGDSYTATFSLVGERWGSGRLAPPSGDYRLETRFEGAVHATARAVVTAAPALEVRGDLMRVELRADAGTLVLRVAAPLADDERGASAQKRLEKQYRARAANAQNAVFFESFYSQTVACNPLAIDRELARVRPDVTRYWSVVDRSIAVPEGAIAIVEGSTEWWRVRADARLLVVNDWLRKRWMPRPHQTVLQTWHGTMLKRLALDRDGVGLRTRIAVRRESSRWNVLLAQNDYAAEILQRAYAFRGPVWVEGYPRNDMLVGTDPTVRAAVRARLGLRPDQRAVLYAPTWRDDATEIVDYLDLPSLPAALAELPGEHVVLVRGHSRTLRHGRNLDAPGLIDVTTYPDMADLLLAADIVITDYSSLMFDITATDIPLVLFAPDRAHYERELRGFYFDLLDEAPVTVTESREALLRELARLAEAGGEGATSAALLAWRQRFNSLDDAHAAERVVARILESGMLAPG; from the coding sequence ATGGCCCGCTTCACGTTCAGCGCCGGCAACGCGCGCGTACTCGCTCGCGCCCCGCTCTATGCGCTCGGGGCGCTCGTTGCCGTGCTCGTGCCGCGCAGCCCCCGCCGCTGGGTGTTCGCGTCGGGCATCGGGTTGGGCGAGGGCGCGCTCGCGCTGCACGACCACGCACGCGAGGTCGACCCCGCGCGGCACCTGACGTGGCTCGCCTCGAGTGACGCCGAGCTCGCCGAGGCGCGGGCGCGCGGCATGCGGGCTCTGCCCAAGCGCGGGCCGCGTGGCCTGTGGGCGACGCTGCGCGCGAGCGTCGTGGTCGTGACGCACGGGTTCGGCGACGTCAACCGCTTCGGCACGAGCGGGGCCCGCGTCGTGCAGCTCTGGCATGGCATCCCGCTCAAGCGCCTTCACCTCGACACGGGAGCCACGCTGCGATTGCCCCTCATCGGTTCGCTGCCGGGGGTCGGCCGCCTCATGACGGGGCTCTACCGGCGGGCGGCGGCGCAGATCGCGCTGTTCCCGGTGGCGTCTGAGCTCGTGGCGGCGCGCATCCGCTCGGCGTTCGCCCTGCCCGCGTCGCGCGTGATCGTCACCGGAGACCCGCGCGACGACGTGCTGCTCGCGGGCACGCCCGCGGCGCGGCGCGACACGGCACGCGAGCTCGTCTCGGCCTCGCTCGTCGCGGCAGGCAATACGGCCCTGCCCGACGACGGACCGGTCGCCCTCTACGCCCCCACCTGGCGCGATGGGGCGGTGGATGCAGCGATCCCGTCCGCAGACGAGTGGCGGTCGATCGCCGCTTGGGCAGACCGCACGGGGTCGACGCTGCTGATTCGCTCGCACCCGCTCGGCGCGGGCTCGTATGCGGAGGGCGCCGCGGGCTCCCCGCGCATCCGGCTGCTCGGCCGCGATGTGCTCACCGACGTGACCCCGGCGCTACCAGCGCTCGATGTGCTCGTCACCGACTACAGCTCGATCGCCTTCGACGCCTCCATCGCCGGGGTGCCGAGCGTCTTCTTCGCTCCTGACCTGGCGACCTATCTTGCAACCCGCGGGCTGTACCAGCCCTACCGCGAGTTCGCCGGCGGCGAGCCCACGACGACGTGGGCCGAAACACTGCAGCGGCTCGACGCTGTGCTCGACGGCCCGGCCCGCGAGGCCGCGCTCTCGCACGCCGCGTGGCTGCGCGACGAGGTCGTCGACCATCTCGACGGTCGAGCGACTGAGCGCGTGCACGCTGCCGTGCTGCACCTGCTCGGCGAACCCGCGCCCTCCGCTGACCCGTCTGCCCGCGCTGTCATCAGTTCGCGTCGCATCGTCGTGGAGGAAGCGAAGGTGAGTGACGACAGCGCGGGGGTCAGCAGTGTGCGCGTCGCGGGCCGCGCAGAGGGCACACTGTTGAGGCTCGCGCTCGTCGGTGCACGCAGCACGATCGCCGGTGAGATCGACCAGCAGGGCGACTCGTACACGGCAACGTTTTCGCTCGTCGGCGAGCGGTGGGGCAGCGGCCGCCTTGCGCCGCCGAGCGGCGACTACCGGCTCGAAACCCGGTTCGAGGGTGCCGTGCACGCGACGGCCCGCGCGGTCGTGACGGCGGCACCGGCCCTCGAGGTGCGCGGCGACCTGATGCGCGTCGAGCTGCGAGCCGACGCCGGAACCCTCGTGCTGCGCGTCGCGGCCCCGCTCGCCGATGACGAGCGCGGAGCATCCGCCCAGAAGCGCCTCGAGAAGCAGTACCGCGCGCGCGCCGCGAATGCGCAGAACGCGGTGTTCTTCGAGAGCTTCTACAGCCAGACCGTGGCGTGCAACCCGCTCGCGATCGACCGCGAGCTCGCCCGCGTGCGGCCCGACGTGACGCGGTACTGGTCGGTCGTCGACCGCTCGATCGCGGTGCCCGAGGGGGCGATCGCGATCGTCGAGGGCTCAACCGAGTGGTGGCGCGTGCGTGCGGACGCCCGGCTGCTGGTCGTCAATGACTGGCTACGCAAACGGTGGATGCCCCGCCCCCACCAGACCGTGCTGCAGACGTGGCACGGCACGATGCTCAAGCGTCTCGCGCTCGACCGTGATGGCGTGGGCCTGCGCACGCGCATTGCCGTGCGGCGCGAGAGCAGCCGCTGGAACGTGCTTCTGGCGCAGAACGACTACGCCGCCGAAATTTTGCAGCGCGCCTACGCTTTTCGCGGTCCGGTCTGGGTCGAGGGCTACCCGCGCAACGACATGCTCGTCGGCACCGACCCCACAGTGCGCGCAGCGGTGCGCGCCCGCCTCGGCTTGCGCCCCGACCAGCGCGCGGTGCTCTACGCCCCGACCTGGCGCGATGACGCGACCGAGATCGTCGACTACCTCGACCTGCCGAGCCTGCCTGCAGCTCTCGCCGAGCTGCCCGGCGAGCACGTCGTGCTCGTGCGCGGCCACAGCCGTACCCTGCGTCACGGCCGCAACCTCGACGCCCCCGGGCTCATCGACGTCACGACCTACCCCGACATGGCCGACCTGCTGCTCGCGGCCGACATCGTCATCACCGACTACAGCTCGCTCATGTTCGACATCACCGCGACCGACATTCCGCTGGTGCTCTTCGCGCCCGACCGCGCGCACTACGAGCGCGAGCTGCGAGGCTTCTACTTCGACCTGCTTGACGAGGCGCCCGTGACGGTCACCGAGAGCCGTGAGGCACTTCTGCGCGAGCTCGCGCGGCTGGCCGAGGCGGGCGGCGAGGGCGCAACATCCGCTGCTCTGCTCGCCTGGCGGCAGCGCTTCAACAGCCTCGATGACGCACACGCGGCCGAACGCGTGGTCGCCCGCATTCTCGAGAGCGGGATGCTCGCACCGGGTTGA
- a CDS encoding CDP-glycerol glycerophosphotransferase family protein — MKIVGQFKTARRIVRNLLRSRRNRNELAKRLERETPPAPGSIEIAVYFADTRVNLYQIRQWYAPLAELAREHPVAIISRSPGTMMTLLDEAPVPVVYLRKVTDLETFVAQQPLRIVFYVNQNTKNFQMFRYGRMWHVFINHGESDKMYMTTNQYKAYDYAFIAGEAARERLERKLWSYDLDRHTLQIGRPQADHFAGDTPYTPDDRTVVLYAPTWEGDRPSAAYGSIASHGMTLVDALLATGRHRVIYRPHPRSGVVDSAYGQANRRIIEALERANAADPSAQHVHDTGSALGWQLAAADVAITDISAMVYDRLATGKPIIVARPASPEAEIDESGYLSACEWLTADEAAAVVPAVDRVLTSTEAHEALTHWVQRYFGDTTPGAATARFHAAVDTLYAEWDRVAAMHALDPVTSESSPFDADDDEDEAPSED; from the coding sequence GTGAAGATCGTGGGGCAGTTCAAGACCGCGCGCCGTATCGTGCGCAACTTGCTGCGCTCGCGCCGCAATCGCAACGAGCTCGCGAAGCGCCTCGAGCGCGAGACGCCTCCGGCCCCCGGCTCGATCGAGATCGCCGTCTACTTCGCCGACACCCGCGTGAACCTCTACCAGATTCGCCAGTGGTACGCGCCGCTCGCCGAGCTCGCGCGCGAGCATCCGGTCGCCATCATCAGCCGCAGCCCGGGCACCATGATGACGCTGCTCGACGAGGCCCCCGTGCCCGTCGTCTACCTGCGCAAGGTGACCGACCTCGAGACGTTCGTCGCCCAGCAGCCGCTGCGTATCGTGTTTTACGTCAATCAGAACACCAAGAACTTTCAGATGTTCCGCTACGGCCGCATGTGGCACGTGTTCATCAACCACGGCGAGTCAGACAAGATGTACATGACCACGAATCAGTACAAGGCCTACGACTACGCGTTCATCGCGGGCGAGGCCGCGCGCGAGCGGCTCGAGCGCAAGCTGTGGTCGTACGACCTCGACCGGCACACGCTGCAGATCGGTCGCCCCCAGGCCGACCACTTCGCGGGCGACACCCCTTACACGCCCGACGACCGCACCGTCGTGCTCTATGCACCCACCTGGGAGGGCGACCGGCCGTCGGCAGCGTACGGCTCGATCGCGAGCCACGGTATGACGCTGGTGGATGCTCTGCTCGCGACCGGCCGCCACCGCGTGATCTACCGGCCGCACCCGCGTAGCGGGGTCGTCGATTCTGCCTACGGCCAGGCCAACCGGCGCATCATCGAGGCCCTGGAGCGCGCCAACGCCGCCGACCCCTCGGCCCAGCACGTGCACGACACCGGCTCGGCGCTCGGCTGGCAGCTCGCCGCCGCCGACGTCGCCATCACCGACATCTCGGCGATGGTCTACGACCGGCTCGCGACGGGCAAACCGATCATTGTCGCCCGGCCCGCATCACCCGAGGCCGAGATCGACGAGTCGGGCTACTTGAGTGCGTGCGAGTGGCTCACCGCCGACGAGGCGGCCGCCGTCGTGCCCGCGGTCGACCGGGTGCTCACGAGCACCGAGGCGCACGAGGCCCTCACGCACTGGGTGCAGCGCTACTTCGGCGACACGACGCCCGGCGCGGCGACGGCGCGCTTCCACGCCGCCGTCGACACGCTCTACGCCGAGTGGGACCGGGTGGCGGCAATGCACGCCCTCGACCCGGTCACGTCGGAGTCGAGCCCTTTCGACGCAGACGACGACGAAGACGAGGCTCCTTCGGAGGACTGA
- a CDS encoding ABC transporter ATP-binding protein — protein sequence MSSEQTAAARPAHDDVVIRVRGAGIRFRRNRRGRRSFKDLFAGRNRRSRPDEFWALRGIDVEVRAGEAIGVVGRNGQGKSTLLKLVAGVMLPDEGAVEVNGGVAPLIEITGGFVDDLTVHENLYLTAGLHGMSKREIDARYDEIIDFAELRDFTQTPYKHLSSGMKVRLAFSVISRLEEPILLVDEVLAVGDKPFRDKCYRRIDELLAGGRTLFFVSHNERDLKRFCTRGLYLDGGALKLDAPIAEVLAAYNREHGDGA from the coding sequence ATGAGCTCGGAGCAGACGGCAGCCGCCCGGCCCGCGCACGATGACGTGGTGATTCGCGTGCGCGGTGCGGGCATCCGTTTTCGCCGCAATCGGCGCGGGCGCCGCTCGTTCAAAGACCTCTTCGCCGGCCGCAACCGCAGGTCGCGTCCCGATGAGTTCTGGGCCCTGCGCGGCATCGATGTCGAGGTGCGTGCGGGCGAAGCGATCGGGGTCGTGGGCCGCAACGGTCAAGGCAAGTCGACGCTGCTCAAGCTCGTCGCCGGCGTCATGCTGCCCGACGAGGGCGCCGTCGAGGTGAACGGCGGCGTCGCCCCGCTCATCGAGATCACGGGCGGCTTCGTCGACGACCTCACCGTGCACGAGAACCTCTACCTCACCGCGGGTCTGCACGGCATGTCGAAGCGCGAGATCGACGCGCGCTACGACGAGATCATCGACTTCGCCGAGCTGCGCGACTTCACGCAGACGCCCTACAAGCACCTGTCGAGCGGCATGAAGGTGCGGCTGGCGTTCTCGGTGATCTCGCGCCTTGAAGAGCCGATTCTGCTGGTCGACGAGGTGCTCGCGGTGGGCGACAAGCCCTTTCGCGACAAGTGCTACCGCCGCATCGACGAGTTGCTGGCCGGCGGCCGCACGTTGTTCTTCGTCTCGCACAACGAGCGCGATCTCAAGCGCTTCTGCACGCGGGGCCTCTACCTCGACGGCGGCGCGCTGAAGCTCGACGCTCCGATCGCCGAGGTGCTCGCCGCGTACAACCGCGAGCACGGCGACGGTGCGTGA